The Equus quagga isolate Etosha38 chromosome 2, UCLA_HA_Equagga_1.0, whole genome shotgun sequence genome has a window encoding:
- the LOC124235679 gene encoding olfactory receptor 11H6-like has product MTSEARNISHVVSEFILLGFPCRWEIQIFLFSIFFMTYILTLLGNMAIVCAVRWDRRLHTPMYILLANFSFLEICYVNSDVPNMLANFLSQTKTISFTRCLLQLYFFFSLGTTECLFLSIMAYDRFLAICRPLHYPVVMTAKFCSTLVIFCWVYGFLWFLIPVILVTQLPFCGPNVIDDFLCDLGPLLALASACIPIPGTVLICGTMSSLLIFATFFYIIGSYTLVLRAVMQVPSVAGRKKAFSTCTSHLAVVFLFYGSVMITYVRPGSGQAEGMQKFTTLFYSVLTPFFNPMIYSLRNKEVKDALKKVLGGS; this is encoded by the coding sequence ATGACCTCAGAAGCCAGAAATATTTCCCACGTTGTCAGTGAGTTCATCCTTTTGGGCTTCCCTTGCCGCTGGGAAATacagatctttctcttttccatattctttatGACTTACATCTTGACCCTCCTTGGAAACATGGCCATCGTGTGTGCCGTGCGCTGGGACCGCCgcctccacacccccatgtacatTCTGCTGGCCAACTTCTCCTTCCTGGAGATCTGCTATGTCAACTCCGATGTGCCCAACATGCTGGCCAACTTCCTCTCCCAGACCAAAACCATCTCTTTTACTCGGTGCCTGCTCCAGCTGTACTTCTTTTTCTCACTGGGCACAACCGAATGCTTATTTCTCTCCATCATGGCCTATGACCGGTTCCTGGCAATCTGCCGCCCCCTACACTACCCAGTTGTCATGACTGCTAAGTTTTGCAGCACCCTTGTCATCTTTTGCTGGGTGTATGGTTTTCTCTGGTTTCTGATCCCAGTGATACTTGTTACCCAGCTACCATTTTGTGGCCCAAATGTGATTGATGACTTTCTGTGTGACCTGGGTCCTCTGCTGGCCCTGGCTTCAGCCTGCATCCCAATCCCAGGGACTGTTCTTATATGTGGCACCATGAGCTCCCTCCTCATCTTTGCCACTTTTTTCTACATTATTGGTTCCTACACCCTGGTGCTGAGGGCTGTAATGCAGGTGCCCTCAGTTGCTGGCCGGAAGAAGGCATTCTCCACCTGCACCTCACATCTGGCTGTTGTGTTTCTATTCTATGGTTCTGTCATGATAACATATGTGAGACCAGGGTCAGGACAAGCAGAGGGCATGCAGAAGTTCACAACTCTGTTCTACTCAGTTTTGACCCCTTTCTTCAACCCCATGATTTACAGCCTCCGgaataaagaagtgaaagatgCCTTGAAGAAAGTTCTAGGAGGTTCCTAA